In the Zingiber officinale cultivar Zhangliang chromosome 5A, Zo_v1.1, whole genome shotgun sequence genome, aagagcttttgatgggcatgttgaagggttgggaatcagatgtatggcagcagatatggaagcttagtcttttagtacaagtgggagattgttaggatgtatactaaaagtctaacttttggtataaacatttatctagaaataaaaatcacattggtcaaatgtcaacatttatgataaatgaagttgttcaattaatttatattgtagataacatggtgtgtggtgtcacacacagaggatcatgttatcagtaccttataaattataaacagtagctcacgaccaagatggaaaggaacaaaccattagaaggtcgtagtgtaattaggtattagtttatcttaactatataattgcactagtacacttagagtgtattgagtaggaccattagaggtcgtttctttttatactgactttataaaggaacaaagacctcagttattatggaagtgtgtgctcttaatcctaatataataacaagcacatatatttgatatttatttcttgaatttatcaatgggtgagatttagttcgataaatcaataagcccgataaattaggaaatgatatcacttatagtgtgtgttgttgattatagaaggaaactgtgtcctagtaatctaggttgagaatgtccccaagaggagctcataaggattgtcatgttaaaccctgcaggtggacttagtccgacatgacgataaagttgagtggtattactcttggagctagatattaattaagtgagttgtcagtaacttacttaattagtggacatttgttatcttaaacacagggagactaacacactcataataagaagaagcccaaaatgtaatttgggattgatgcggcagttcaataatagttctttagtggaatgaattattattgatgaaattaagttgtgtattcggggcgaacacgggatgcttaatttcatcgggagaccaaaaccaatttctcctctcggtccctatcgtagcctcttgtatatagagatttatacccaccacatacccaccttcttacccatccaatggggccgaccaagctagcttggaacccaagctagggtctgccaagaccaagtggatgagccaagttggccgccaaagcttgggtcccaagcttaggtggtcggccactagaatattaaaaaggatttttattaaaattatttcttatgtagatatcatggttttaaaagagagtttaaaaaaattaaaaatttccttttatagctttctacaaaagattaagagaagagattaatctctttccttatttgtagattaaaaggatggtttaatttttggtaaaaactttccttatttgtaaatcatctacatgtttaaaagagagtttaaaatttgaaatctttccttatttgttgattaaaaggtggattttaaattttaagaaaactctcctttttaaccatgttcatgatttaaaagagagtttaaaaattaaatattctcttttataagtttttacaagagattaagaaaagatttgatatctttccttatttgtagattaaaagatattttaatttttagagataactttctttttatccacatgtttaaaagaaagattttaatttataaaatttcctttttattaaccaatcatgaagggattaaaattattggagaaatttttataaatttcttgagacaaattaggaagttttaattaattaaaactctccttgtttatagcttgtggtggccgaccatatgaattgagaaattaaaattgatttttaattaattaaaatttccttttcatggcaaaagaattaaggaattttttattaaaatttccttatttgccaagaccaagaattataaaagagggggtagaggtgccttcatgggtgaacgactctattctatttttcctctcttttctccttgggtgtggccggcctctccttttcctctcctctcctttgtgtggcccgtggccgaaaccttctcttggtggagatagctttggtagccggatctaagaaggagaagaaggagagaaaagaagtctcttttttagcatcccttgcagcattggtggtggttgaatctcttcatccttggaggtgctcttgttgtggccgaaccttgcaaggaggagaagaaggtgctttggtggtttctcatctcggaagatcgttgcccacacaacgtccgaggttagaagagaaatacggtagaacacctagaggtttttgcttgcaaaagaaaagatacactagtatttaatttccgcatcatactagttttatttctttgtaaaaataacaaatacaagaggcatgtgattctagtatttcgaattagttttcgatgttgtgttcttttatttttcttttccttgtgatttgattgttccttttggttgacctaaagttatttaaggaaattaaatattaactttccttaaaaggctttgtctaggcggtggtggttgttcccatatccaagaaggtcatgtgcctcgccatgcagtcctggaagctaattttggaaattaatatttaatggaattaataacctaagtgatttggatcgaacgtgttatgttccgcaggagatccaagtctaaacctaaaagaacaaataaattaaacttaggatcaaacgtgttaagttccgcaggcgatccgagtttaatttaaaagaacacatggtagctaggaaaaggttcagacctttgtacaaaatttttgtacagtggaaccattagattttctgagtagcaaccattAGGTTTGTAAACCAAAAAGTTCTTACATATTCCAAGCAAAAAAGCACCACAAAGGGCATTGCTTAAATCGACCCAGTATACACTTCCTTTATTGTTATTCCCTAAATTGCTTTCCTATCTAGTAAATTCAAAGCACAGCTTATGCACACTCAATATATAAGCACACTCAATATAAAGAACTACTCTACTTCAATATGTAGTAGCTGCAGCCTAAATTGAAGCACAACTAATTTTTACTACTTCTTGTAGGCTTTTCCTGCTTGGTCTTGACAAGTTTGGGAAGGGTGACTGGAGAACTACTCTACTTCAATTCCAGTGCAGTGCTCTTCAATCTTCGCTGCCAGGACATGATTTGGAAGCAGTACTGTCATTCAGTCCAAAGTCTACTCGGCCTCTCTAACTTCTGCCATTTTGTATATATTAATTCTTCTTTTTTTCTGTACAAAGCAACTTACTTTtgcattataaataaataaataatgttaAATTTACAATCTTGAGTCGACATTAGGGTTTACCATTTTCCGAAGTCAACTTTAAAGATCGGTAGCTTTTTTGCATGTAATATGCCAACTGATAGAAAGAGTAATTAAATTCTGTTGACCAGTTAATGCTTCCATTAAATGCAtatttatttgtcaaataaccagTTCTCTGTAAAAGGAAAGGAGAAGAAATTTTCTATAATAAAAGTAAACTATATTAGGCAAAAATAAAAGGGCGTCATCATTTCCTAAATCATCATATGGATGATCTATTTTCATAGCTTCTATAAGATATAGAAACTAGTAATTGGTTTCAATAATTGGTTTTTAATTGTGCTTCTCACAGTGATAATTTGATGAAAGTAACATTTCAACGAATAAAACAAATGATGAGTATCAAACtaacgaaagaaaaaaaaaccacTAACATCAGCAAATAAGGTTATTTAAAGATGTTCAGAAGATGAATACTGATTCTTCGAGCTGATAAACAGCTGACATTTTCAATTGGCATAGCAAACACTCACGTTGAGGGTTGCTACACAACTAGGTTTCTGAAGAACAAAAAACATTCTACGAACATGCAAGAATCCCCTGGTTTTTAAGAACTGCAGTGTATAGTCAACATCTAATATTGTGTGTGCAGCAGCATCAATACTTCCACCATTAATGTATTACAGGCTTAAGGGGATGTGCCTTAATTTTGGACAAGTCATTCACTAGATCCAGCTCTTCGTCCAACTCTCCAACAACGCTTCTgcaaaaaaaattgtcaaaaaatAAGGATTTGGAAAGgcaataaaaagaatttttcagGGGAAAACCTCAGGAGCCATACATACATGTTATCCCCTCTTATAATATACAACCCGAGGGCGAGTTGTTGTACCCCTTCCTGCAAAATAATGGACAACAAGAACAAACAGAGGGGATTAAACGTTGAgatgggcaaaaaaaaaaaaagaataacagTAGAATATAATGAGTAACTTACCCTAGTGGAGTAAACTCTCTCATGTGATTCATCAAGGATGATATTTGTTGCCTGGTCAAAGCCTCTCAAAGTTCCCTAAACAAGGGACAAGTGATtaatagataaaggtaaaggctATAGCTATAGCAACTCACAACAATGATGCGCCCATCATTTGTGATGATTGAGATAGTTTCTGCACACGGGAATTCATTAGCTTGTCTCTTCTAAGATTCAGCGaattatttgaagaaaaaaaGCTTGCAAAAATAAAATAGGAGGAGATTACAGCATCACAGTAATTTTAGAATTCATGATATACACAATACTTAGTCTAAACTGATTAAGTTTCAAAAGAGAACATTGTACATACGGTTTACCAATGACTCTAGGCCAGGACCGGTTGACATGTTACTGCTAGATTCTTGAATGTATTTATTCTACCACAGATCCCTGCAAATGATTATTGAAAGCAGGATAAGCACcaaaaaataatataagaaaTCAGCAGACAGCATGATATAATTACACATGTAATTACTAAAACTATAATTAAAGCATCCAAACTGTAATAGTATGGAATACAGCCCACTGCATAAGTTTATGCAGTTTGCAAATGctttttaaaataatgaatattaacTAATACTACAAAGATAATAGTTGAAGCATTATAATCTCTAAAACATCAAATAGCAAGATAAAATATGTTGAAATAATAATAACTATACATACTTGATTATTGTTCAGGTTTGATCTTTTTTTTATCAGAGTATTTTATGTACATTTAAAAACCTTTGAATATGTTGCTAAACACTAATCTATGTCTCAAGTGTGTGAATCTCTATTTCATTAATTGGAAAGGATTCCATGCCAGCGTGGCAATCTATCTGCAAAAGAAAATAATACAATTAAAGATACACAATGAGTAGCAGCACCCAGGCAGCTGTCAAGAAGCAACCAGGGTGGTGCTACAGTTGCATAATCTGCAACGTACCATCCCTACTACAAACAAGAGTGCAACTAACAACATCAACCATAAACCCTGTCAACAACCAACAAGAATGGAAATATAGGAATGACCATGCAACCTACCTACATGTCAAAGTATTTGGTAATGAATGTGTTCAAATGGGTTTTCCTGGTTACAAGCAGAGTGACCTACATGCCCACAAAAATGTGGCACATGTCGTGCTGTAGAGCCCAAACAATATTGCATCCAATAATCAACCATTAGATGATGCAAAATACTACAaccaaccccacctagtggaaaaaggcttgattgttgttgttgttgttgtagatgATGCAAAATACTCCTGCACATAGGCACATACAACATCCACACTGAAGCCCACAAATTATCAATAGATTGTACGAACATCAGCCACCATTGTGGTCACACAAACAACCAATGCTCCAAACATTGCAACACTGGCATTAGCTTCAGCCTCCACCTTGTAACAGAATCGCTTTTCAACACCCAATAGAAACTATCTTATATAACATAGTACGGAGCCATCTAGGAACACAACACCAGATCGATCTCTCCATTAACAGCTGAATTCAGGCAATTGACAATCAGCTCAACCTTCTCATAATCAACTTATGAGACAAAACATGTTTACGTTCCCGATTGATCAAGAAATATATTTTACCACGTCGTGTTTGGACCTATGCAATGATGAACGGGATATATCTCAGTTTTTTTAGctatcagttttttataaattgtTGTTGATTGATAGAGTTCTTTAGCTATCAGTTATatatttttccgcatcatgtttgGACCTATGCAGTGATGAACGGGATAGATCTCAGCTTTTTATAAATTGTTGTTGATTGATAGAGTTCTTTAGCTATCTGAGTATGCTAAAATTCCTTctcttattttttgataatttgCAAAGATTATGTTGAATGCCTATTAGTTGTTCTGTATTTGAATTCAGACCTCCTTTTTTTAAAGCATATCTACAATAATCCTAATTGTTTGCTCAAAAGTCAATTGAACCAACCGATTGTTTTAAAGCTATCAGAGTATTTACGatccgatttatttttatttatgttgcAAATTTCATCATATTGTTACAATAAATAAAGCTTCATACCAAACTGTAGCAATTATATTCAAACAAGAGAAAACTTGATAAGAAACTCTTTTCAATAAATAAAGGATTGAAACGTTTGAGGTTGGAAGCTTACATTAGTTTCGTCCTCCATTGAGTTCTACAAAATGAAGCAGGAGTAATGTTAGGACTTGGAAAAAGTAGAGAAAGATTAGCTACAACATTGCAGCAATATAATAAGAATGAAGAGCATGGATGATCTTTGAACACTAAAAGTTAGTAAAAGCAGCAAGCAAAGACAAATCATAAAATTCACAAAAACAAAATGCATGCCACAAAGCACACTTCTCAGACACTATATATGTTTCTCTAAGTGATGGAAGATGATTTGTGGATAATTATAAGGCAAAAGAACTCTTAAAACAATGTCAATTGCCAGCATCCATAGTTTTTATTCAAAACATAAGCAAATGAAACTTCAGATTTAATTTCCGAACTTAAATTCAAACATATAAATTATGACCCAAATTTTCaggaattattttattttccaacAGGAATTTGCTCCAAATAAGCTACATGAAAATTGCTTAGATTCCATTTGAGATGTACAGCGATGATACAACATCTGCTAACCTCTAGGCGATAGCAAGATAAACATttaagagtatatatatatacttcacaatTGCAAAATTGTTAAGACTGATTATTCTCAACTTCCTGTGACTATGGTGACTTTTGCACTAATTTGGCTATAAACATGCCAGTGTGATGCCTAGTTGACAAATTATTCAAATAACAGCAAGCAATAGATCTGGTCCCCGTTATAGAGTCTAGACAGACACCACAATCAATCACAAAAATGACAGAATTAGACAACAAGATGAAATCATGGTTCATTGGAGGTCAATGCATAAAACATAAATAATTATTTCAGTACAGATAAGTGGCTCAATAACTAATATATTGTGCTTGAGATGATGTATTTCCAGCTTCATCAGAGGAATTAGATGTagagaagacaaaaaaaaagttGGCCCGTAGTCTCAACAATACTACATTCTTTTACATGTCTCAACATTATCATGTGTTAGTCCAAGCTATTTGGGATAACTACACGGTTCTTGTCTCTCCAATAAGCACTATTATCACAATGCAAACCATGTTAGTCCTTGGGCATCTAAAGAAGATTAAAGTGGCCATTTTCTTGAGCGAAAGATCAAATGACGAAGATGTATTAACCTTCCAAATAAATAAGATTAACCAATAATCATCATCTGGTTACGAGTGAGTAGAGTTAGACAACGAAAATTTGCAAAGTAACTCGCTCATATATATGATATGTCAACCAGCTTGACCGAATCGCCTAACTCGGATAGCTAATTCACAgcatccttcctactcacaaagtCTCATTCTACATccaaagtttaaaattttctcaCGGCATAATGGTTCTCTTGCCATGTGTCGATTTTACTGGGTCGAGAATTCCATCCTATTTCTCCAGCAAGAATGCAAacgaaaaaccaacaaaatggaAATTGGTAAAGCTTGCTCCTTTCAAGACTGAACCAAAATAGTATATGAACGAGGGTAGGGCAGCAGATTAAAGTTGCCAAAACTTCGCTAGAAAGTAAAATCGAAAGGGTAGAAAGGATGTGACCTGAGAAGGAAGTGGAGAGGGAGGTCAGCTCCGAGGAAGCGTGGTAGGACGACGGCCGCCCTAGGGTTACGACGTTCGTGGAGCAACACCGCGTGCGTTCGGGTGGGTGGTTCGGCGCAAAGTGACGACTTTTATGTTTCCATCTGTTTTAAACTAGGGTTTTGAGACATGGACCATGGTACTATGGCTATGGGCTTTAAATGGACTGCCTGCTCAATCCATTACATTTCTGTAAAAATTTATTTCAGAAAACAAActcaataattatttttttttgaaaattactattAAATTGATTACATTTGACTTTCtagtatttattaaatttaaaccaAGACTAGAGCATCTTGGGAGTGAGAAAAGATAGATAATTTCCTTCACTGTCCATTTACCAAACAAGAGATGGCATCTAAAATACTCTTATATTATCGAACATTTGACCGTTTAAAAATTGACATGCAACTTCTATAAGTGTTGAAACTAATTGTTAACTTCTAAAATTAGTTGCTAGTTTTTATAATAGTTAttgtatattattttaattttttttctaagtaaaaatctgattaaaataatattttaataaataaaatattcgaTGATGATTCCATAACActcagggtgcgtttggttcggggttatccttgataatcttggttatccaCCCAAAATTATCAACAAAAACTCTGTTTAgtttaggtaatcaatgattTCCGAGTAATGTTCGatgtccgacacgtcagcaaaaggatcATAcgacccggaatcggaaaacctcaggaaattaagggtgcgtttggtttgtaaattttttttcattttctacttttcattttctatttctgtTTTTATATTTTCTAATGTAGTTTTTAGAAAACAGAAAACGTGTTTGGTATGTTGGACTGTATTTCTATTTTATAGAAAAGAAAACTAGAAAATACGTTTGGTATGATAgactgtatttttattttatagaaaAGAAAATTGGAAAATGTATTTGGTAAGTTAATATGAAAATGGTaatctaaattaattttatttataaaaaaacaaagatGAAAAATTAATATAGCAAAATTAGTCTTATTTCTAATCTAATATAGGATTAAGCTTCCATATTACAATAATATCAAAATTCCTAGACACATCGAAATTCCTAATCTgaatttctaattcaaaaaacacggtttaaattttaaatttaattttagggtttagggtaaaCCACTGACAAAATACTGTTTGGAGCCACCAAACGCTCATTTACGTGGCCGCTTTGAAAATTTCGGCATGTTAATCCTAAAAACTACTTCTGAGGATTAACAAGAACACTATTTTCCAATAACCATGCTGATAATTGATGCTTATACTGCTGATCGATCTTATTAAGGAGACATAATTAAAACAATAACACAAAAATTTCCAACTGAATTCGATCGCTAGAAATAACAAAAACTCGTACACGGCTAAAATAAGTCAATAACAATACATCGTCCATTGAGAGATTACACCAAAATTTCCAACTGAATTCGATGACTAAAAATAACAAAAACTCGTACACGGCTAAAATAAGTCAATAACAAAACGCGACTCATGCTCATGCTGCTTTGGACTTGCGAGTCGGCAGACGTCGAATCATAAGTAGAAGTTCATCGAAACCCTGCAAAGCAATTCGTTACAGTTAGCATCTTGCATTGTATGTCTATAGAACCTTGCTGGAAAGATACATACTCGTGTTGCGATGACCAAAACAGTAAAAAGGACGATAAGATAAAGGCCAATTATCGCGAGCATAACAAAATCGAAACCAACACTTGTGACAtgcaattcaacatcaaaagttACCTGTTAGCCCAAATGGCCAAAGCATAAAATGAATGGTTAGTCATTTTGACAAAGGGcaaaaaaagaataagaaaaaaaggCTTGCATTTGATCTTGCTTAGGTTGAAGCCATTTGGCATACAATAAATAAAATGTTTGTGATAGATGTTTGTTGAACAGAAGCAGAAGATGGTAAAATCATGTTCTGCCAAAAAAGGTTGATTACAATGTATGGCCATCAACTTCATAAGTAGTCGTTCTAGTTACACAGATCAAATTTCTAACACTAAATCTGACAAAGGGAAATAGGAAGACCAACTTAAAACAACCAAAGAAGTTGACAACCATCAAAGAAGTTTTgcagaacaacactaaacaaatgCACAACATTGAAGAAGAATTTACTCACAAATTAGGTGCCCAATTACAAGAGTGCAAAATTAGAATTTACTCCATGGAGCTTCTATTCATTCTTTCGAGGCTTCATGGCAATAAACACATGTTAGAGACAAGTAAGCAAATTAAAAACCCCAATCCATATTTAATCACAACATACCTGTAGCAAGAGACTGATGTTTCAAGGGAAAACTAAGGTTGGGTACTTGGGGGGGGTGCACCATATAATCATTCCACATATTGCTTGCAATTTCATCACGTATGCTTCGCATTTGAGCAATTTGACTTGAATCAATTGGAATCGGCTCTTGATCATTAAAATCACCTTCGACTCCATACATGAGCATATCATTAGAAGAGTATTCCATAAACAAATTATCCATTGCATGATGTCGACGTATGAAATTATGCACCGCACAACATGCAACTGGAATTAATCTTTGCCTAGTAATTGGATAATTTGGCATATCTTTTAAAATTCAGAACCTTGCTTTGAGCACCCCAATGCACCGCTCTATAATATTACGACATGTACTGTGCCTATAATTAAATAACTCTTCCTTCCCCCTTGGTCTGCCTTGCCCTCGATAATCTCGCAAGTGATAGCGTCGACCTCAATACAGAGCGAGAAACCCCGACATGTTTGGGTAACCAGAATCAACAAGATAAAATTGATTTGCATATATTGTTTCCATATTGATGATGTAAAATATCAACATAAATGAATATATATAGAGAGTTTTATATGTTATTTACCACCGCAAGGTTTAGGGAAATTATTTTCATGCCTTGTCAATGTGTCTATGAACACCCTGGAATCATTTGCTGTCCCCTCCCAACCAGTATACACAAATGTGAAAAGCATATCGAAATCACATGCAAGCATCACATTTTGTGTAACAATAACCTTTCTACCACGAAAAGATGTCTGAATTGATGATGGTGCCCATGCCGACACGTGAGTCCCATCGATAGCTCCAAGACAATTCTAAAAATGCACAATGTGTTAGTAAGGATAAATTGTTAATGTAAGTAGACACATTAGTGTAGCATATGTACCTTAAAATACGGAAACCACTTTGGATTGTTCAATATGCGAGGATGGACGCCATTGTGTTCATATGGTCGAATAATATATGTGCCCAAGGTACAAACAACTCGTAGAACTCGTTTGAACCACTTGCTACTGGTGTAGAATGAATGTTGAAACCGATTTGCACATATCTGATGTCGTGTGTTGTGCCCGACAATTAGTAAGAACATAGCGACACCTTCTTCAACTGTAACCTTCTTTCCATCTTGCAATAGATTCATCTATTTTAATGTATTACAAAAATTCACAAACACATGTTTTGACATACGAAAATTGTCAAAGCAAACTTGGGGGTGCCCATCAAGTATTTCTTGTATATACATCCTCCCATTAAGAGATGAAGTTCGGCACGACATTCGATCAATGTATCCAAAATATTCAGTCATCATGTCATGAAAAAAATCATTTGCAATACCCAAAACTATCAGCAAATTAATATCTGGACCTAATTCATCATATTCATCATCAGAGCTCGACATGATCTGCATCAAACCAATATTAAAATCAACACACATGTATCAAATTATCAATAGATTCATCACATAAACACCGAATAAGCAATTCATATTGAAAAGATCAACATAGGCTTCAACATTAAA is a window encoding:
- the LOC121980940 gene encoding sm-like protein LSM8 isoform X2; the protein is MSTGPGLESLVNQTISIITNDGRIIVGTLRGFDQATNIILDESHERVYSTREGVQQLALGLYIIRGDNISVVGELDEELDLVNDLSKIKAHPLKPVIH
- the LOC121980940 gene encoding sm-like protein LSM8 isoform X1, producing the protein MSTGPGLESLVNQTISIITNDGRIIVGTLRGFDQATNIILDESHERVYSTRVSYSLYSTVILFFFLPISTFNPLCLFLLSIILQEGVQQLALGLYIIRGDNISVVGELDEELDLVNDLSKIKAHPLKPVIH